One segment of Polyangiaceae bacterium DNA contains the following:
- a CDS encoding response regulator, whose protein sequence is MTRFDMAKLLIVDDDEETRTWMAAALASAGHDVRTASSGRDALAVLGGFVPDLVLTDVLMPEMDGFALNRAALQRGIPTIFVTVVKRQAEAILHGVSGYIEKPVTAAELRATVNQVLGGATGGAILIVEDDPSLREMYNAVLTPRFKVLEAANGREALDILDKEVVALVITDIHMPVMTGVELVRAIRTDPRLRDVPIVVQSCDAAAVRSHVWSGLRVSRVMRKEDFLGWLFGQIEDRLEAEETRRTGSKAA, encoded by the coding sequence ATGACGAGGTTTGACATGGCAAAACTTTTGATCGTAGACGACGACGAGGAAACCAGGACATGGATGGCAGCAGCGCTCGCAAGTGCCGGGCACGACGTGAGAACGGCGTCGAGCGGTCGCGATGCACTCGCGGTTCTTGGCGGATTCGTACCGGATCTCGTCTTGACCGATGTCCTCATGCCCGAGATGGACGGTTTCGCGCTGAATCGGGCGGCGCTACAGCGGGGCATTCCAACCATTTTCGTGACGGTCGTCAAGCGACAAGCGGAGGCGATTCTCCACGGTGTTTCAGGCTATATCGAAAAACCCGTGACCGCCGCGGAGCTGCGAGCGACGGTGAATCAGGTGCTCGGGGGCGCCACGGGCGGCGCAATTCTGATTGTGGAGGACGATCCGAGCCTCCGAGAAATGTACAATGCCGTGCTCACGCCGCGGTTCAAGGTCCTCGAGGCAGCCAATGGGCGCGAGGCGCTCGATATCCTCGACAAGGAGGTCGTGGCGCTGGTCATCACGGACATCCACATGCCTGTGATGACGGGCGTCGAGCTCGTACGGGCCATCCGGACCGATCCACGCCTGCGCGACGTCCCCATCGTGGTGCAGAGCTGCGACGCGGCGGCAGTTCGATCCCACGTTTGGTCGGGGCTACGCGTATCGCGCGTGATGCGGAAAGAGGACTTTCTCGGATGGCTCTTCGGACAGATTGAAGATCGATTGGAAGCAGAGGAGACACGACGAACTGGGTCGAAGGCTGCGTGA
- a CDS encoding HAMP domain-containing histidine kinase translates to METLLCSTVLSSLGKVVLERQEDGTFLQRGEGPEWFRRLNLAMPRPSAPIRVECLFPFLEVFLPEAEKVWQEGGSRRADSDLWCETTADGEELPLEATAICAGPQRLLVITRRDELFRERRLLLQRARELRFTYDALSREIEQKDILMHCIVHDLASPLQTILGVLSSLAEKQLPEEDGSMVSLALDAALRQRSMIREILSVFAAEHGNLDATSEETAVTDLQATIVRVTNALEVMARGRKIRIERDTSAAPCRVIADEPRLVRVLSNLLDNAIRHSPAGGHVRITTHEENGTVDVSIRDDGKGVSPAVAPRLFQRFGRGAGAEAGTGLGLYFCRITVERWGGSIGYEGPSEGGPRFWFRLRKAPGSAEP, encoded by the coding sequence ATGGAAACGCTCCTTTGCAGCACTGTTCTCAGCTCCCTCGGAAAGGTTGTCCTCGAACGCCAAGAGGACGGGACGTTTCTACAGCGCGGCGAAGGGCCCGAATGGTTCCGCAGACTCAACCTCGCTATGCCCCGTCCGAGCGCACCGATCCGGGTCGAGTGCCTTTTCCCGTTCCTCGAGGTCTTTTTGCCCGAAGCAGAGAAAGTTTGGCAGGAAGGTGGATCGCGCCGGGCCGATTCCGACTTGTGGTGCGAAACGACGGCGGACGGCGAAGAGCTACCGCTCGAAGCAACCGCCATTTGCGCAGGCCCCCAGCGCCTGCTCGTCATTACGCGCCGTGACGAGCTCTTCCGAGAACGACGGTTGCTCCTTCAGCGTGCCCGCGAGCTGCGATTCACGTATGACGCGCTTTCACGGGAGATCGAGCAAAAAGATATTTTGATGCATTGTATCGTGCACGATCTCGCAAGCCCGCTTCAAACGATCCTTGGCGTGTTGTCTTCGCTTGCCGAGAAACAGCTTCCCGAAGAGGACGGCTCGATGGTCAGCCTCGCGCTCGACGCGGCGCTGAGGCAACGCTCGATGATTCGAGAAATCCTCAGTGTTTTCGCTGCCGAGCACGGCAACCTGGACGCCACGAGCGAAGAGACGGCGGTGACCGATTTGCAGGCGACGATCGTGCGCGTCACGAACGCGCTGGAGGTCATGGCGCGCGGGCGCAAGATACGAATCGAGCGTGATACGAGCGCCGCGCCATGCCGTGTCATTGCCGACGAGCCACGGCTCGTTCGGGTCCTATCGAATTTACTCGACAATGCAATCCGCCATAGTCCCGCCGGAGGACATGTTCGCATCACGACGCACGAAGAGAATGGGACGGTGGACGTGAGCATTCGTGATGACGGAAAAGGCGTATCTCCCGCGGTTGCGCCTCGGTTGTTTCAGCGTTTTGGTCGAGGGGCGGGAGCGGAGGCGGGAACGGGGCTCGGCCTCTATTTTTGCCGGATCACCGTCGAGCGCTGGGGAGGCTCGATTGGATACGAAGGACCTTCCGAGGGAGGTCCGAGATTTTGGTTTCGATTGCGCAAGGCGCCTGGGAGTGCCGAACCATGA
- a CDS encoding GTP-binding protein, with the protein MADEKRKICLLGPTGVGKTSLVMRFVRSIFSDAYHTTIGTKIETKQVQCGERSVDLVIWDLSGEDEFQRVRLSYLRGSAGYLVVADGTRRHTLETALTLDSAAADVIGDAPRVLVLNKSDLRVFWEINDNDEKDLVAKGWPLVETSAKTGAGVEDAFLVLTQALLNGC; encoded by the coding sequence ATGGCGGACGAAAAACGAAAAATCTGCCTGCTCGGCCCCACCGGCGTGGGAAAAACGAGCCTGGTCATGCGCTTCGTACGCAGCATTTTTTCCGATGCGTACCATACGACGATTGGGACCAAAATCGAAACCAAGCAGGTGCAATGCGGTGAGCGCTCGGTCGATTTGGTCATTTGGGATCTGAGCGGTGAGGACGAGTTTCAAAGAGTCAGGCTTTCGTACCTGCGCGGCTCCGCAGGTTACCTCGTCGTCGCGGATGGGACGCGGCGCCATACACTCGAGACCGCGCTCACGCTCGATTCCGCCGCCGCCGATGTCATAGGTGATGCGCCTCGCGTACTCGTGCTCAACAAATCCGATTTGCGTGTTTTCTGGGAAATCAACGATAACGACGAAAAAGACCTCGTGGCCAAGGGCTGGCCTCTCGTCGAAACCAGTGCAAAGACCGGTGCGGGCGTCGAGGATGCGTTCCTCGTGCTCACCCAAGCCCTTCTGAACGGCTGCTAA